A region from the Vibrio sp. SS-MA-C1-2 genome encodes:
- a CDS encoding phosphoribosyltransferase: protein MENKKNDPIGDLVLSELDIQDGVKIVAQKLNAQFKDAVIISVVPGGILFTADLVRALDFDIAMDYISCPHTPGDRNNSSTIVYHQNINIEGKDVIVIDDAIESGGTMKRLVEYLAANFAVKSLSIATLFVKPGRVDIPITQYYAYEMETDELLVGYGLPWQDKLRNMPYISKLIR, encoded by the coding sequence ATGGAAAATAAAAAAAATGATCCTATTGGTGATTTGGTTTTAAGTGAATTGGATATTCAGGACGGTGTCAAAATCGTTGCGCAAAAATTAAATGCTCAATTTAAAGATGCAGTGATTATTAGCGTTGTTCCTGGTGGAATTCTATTTACCGCTGATTTAGTTCGAGCATTAGATTTTGATATTGCAATGGACTATATCTCTTGTCCTCATACGCCTGGAGATCGTAATAACAGCTCAACGATTGTTTACCATCAAAATATTAATATAGAAGGTAAAGATGTGATTGTTATTGATGATGCTATTGAGTCAGGCGGAACAATGAAACGTTTGGTTGAGTATTTAGCCGCTAATTTTGCAGTTAAATCACTTTCTATTGCGACTCTTTTTGTTAAGCCGGGCAGAGTAGATATTCCAATCACGCAATATTACGCGTATGAAATGGAAACGGATGAATTGCTTGTTGGCTATGGTTTACCATGGCAAGACAAACTAAGAAATATGCCTTATATCTCTAAGTTGATTCGTTAA